One Kwoniella pini CBS 10737 chromosome 10, complete sequence genomic region harbors:
- a CDS encoding diphthine synthase: MFYVIGLGLSDEKDITVKGLEAVKKSERVYLESYTSILMVDKEKLEAFYEKPIIIATRELVELEADEILKDSDKVDISFLVVGDPLGATTHTDLLLRAHSKKIPTQTIHNASIMTALGSTGLQLYNFGQTLSLVFYTENWKPSSWFDKLKENLKLGVHTLILLDIKVREQSEENMARGRLIYEPPRFMNPQQAFSQILYTESERRSELNSEEEIEKEDLLPPSKTLAISLSRIGTPSQNLISGTLEELSNLSKEEFGDPLHSLVIVGKRLHALEFEFAGKFAIGGENGDWWKVGKEVYGVERETF; this comes from the exons atgttCTATGTAATTGGATTAGGATTAagtgatgaaaaagatataaCAGTTAAAGGATTAGAAGCAGTTAAAAAAAGTGAAAGAGTTTATTTAGAAAGTTAtacttcaattttaatGGTTgataaagagaaatta GAAGCATTTTATGAAAAACCAATTATAATAGCTACAAGAGAATTAGTTGAAttagaagctgatgaaattttaaaagattctgataaagttgatatttcatttttggTTGTTGGTGATCCATTAGG AGCAACAACACATACAGATTTATTACTTCGTGCACATTCTAAAAAAATTCCAACTCAAACAATTCATAATGCAAGTATAATGACTGCATTAGGATCAACAGGATTacaattatataattttggTCAAACTTTAAGTTTAGTTTTTTATACAGAAAATTGGAAACCTTCAAGTTggtttgataaattaaaagaaaatttaaaattaggTGTACATactttaattttattagatATTAAAGTTAGAGAACAAAGTGAAGAGAATATGgcaag AGGAAGACTTATATATGAACCACCTAGATTTATGAATCCACAACAAGCATTTTCTCAGATTTTATATACTGAATCAGAACGTCGTTCAGAATtaaattcagaagaagaaattgaaaaagaagatttactTCCACCTTCAAAAACTTTAGCAATTTCATTAAGTAGAATAGGTACACCTAgtcaaaatttaataagTGGaactttagaagaattatcaaatttatcaaaagaagaatttggtGATCCATTACATTCTTTAGTTATTGTTGGAAAAAGATTACATGCtttagaatttgaatttgcaGGTAAATTTGCTATTGGTGGTGAAAATGGTGATTGGTGGaaagttggaaaagaagTATATGGTGTAGAAAGGGAAACTTTTTAG